A single region of the Micropterus dolomieu isolate WLL.071019.BEF.003 ecotype Adirondacks linkage group LG02, ASM2129224v1, whole genome shotgun sequence genome encodes:
- the LOC123957217 gene encoding WW domain-binding protein 11: protein MGRRSTSSTKSGKFMNPTDQARKEARKRELKKNKKQRMMVRAAVLKMKDPRQIIRDMEKLDEMEFNPVQQPLLNEKVLRDKRKKLRETFERIVRLYERENPDTYKELRKLELDYETKRGQLALYFDSVKNAESVEVDSIPLPDMPHAPSNIHIQDIPLPGAQPPSILKKNSSFGKGPLSSSSGPVLATVPGVPRLPPGKKPPGPPPGPPPPQVLALYGIPVRRGYGSDMEPTIPGFEKDSAMELGRDRDSGSESDRDRDDVDDDESDSEEDSEDERDEVGDGDQRISVDRQDDEREREEDRDRNERHAGRIVRFADVPAEAPREGKRKKKRIVKRTKAITPLQAMMLRMAGQSVPEEEEEEEVEEEYTDESDGSDIEDRGPPGDNQPHLMANQRLPPPAGPVGQQGPPHLQGPPMAGPPPLGPPPAPPMRPPGPPSGPPPGPPPGAPPFLRPPGIPGGMRGPMPRLLPPGPPPGRPPGPPPGPPPGLPPGPPPRGPPPRLPPPAPPGMPPPPPRAGGPPRPLAPPLSLFPPPLNSNVLSAPPNIVQRQKGSGSNQDGSQSNMPPPAMPMRPGVMQMPPPPGTAAATGANPGSNPQSHHHAATIEKRPNITSVAAAGGNLAAGAGSGGATISAKPQIINPKTEVTRFVPTALRVRRDKSGTMPGAAPGPLEKAGGGVGGRRGDEVMGQGQKQQTTAAQMGLSNPAHMGALSQTNVKTKDQVYEAFMREMEGLL from the exons ATGGGGCGACGTTCAACCTCCTCCACCAAGAGTGGGAAGTTTATGAACCCCACCGACCAGGCCA GAAAGGAGGCCAGGAAAAGGGAGCTAAAAAAG AACAAGAAGCAGAGGATGATGGTGAGAGCGGCGGTGCTGAAGATGAAGGACCCCAGACAGATCATCAGAGACATGGAGAAGCTGGATGAGATGG AGTTCAACCCAGTTCAGCAGCCCTTGCTGAATGAGAAAGTGTTGAGGGACAAGAGGAAGAAGCTACGTGAGACATTTGAGCGCATTGTCCGTCTGTACGAGAGAGAGAATCCTGACACCTACAAGGAGCTACGTAAACTGGAATTGGACTATGAGACCAAAAGAGGACAGCTGGCTCTCTATTTTGACTCAGtcaag aatGCAGAGTCAGTGGAAGTTGACAGCATCCCTTTGCCAGATATGCCTCACGCCCCCTCCAATATCCACATCCAGGACATCCCGCTACCAGGAGCTCAGCCTCCCTCCATTCTGAAGAAGAACTCCTCTTTTGG TAAAGGACCTCTGTCGTCATCGTCTGGACCGGTTTTGGCAACAGTGCCAGGTGTGCCACGTTTACCTCCAGGGAAGAAGCCCCCAGGGCCCCCACCTGGACCCCCGCCTCCACAGGTCCTGGCGCTGTACGGCATTCCTGTTCGACGAGGTTATGGCTCAGACATGG AGCCTACCATTCCTGGTTTCGAAAAGGACTCTGCCATGGAGTTGGGAAGAGATCGGGACAGTGGCAGTGAGAGCGACAGAGATCGAGATGATGTGGACGATGACGAGAGCGACTCTGAGGAGGACAGTGAAGACGAGAGAGACGAAGTGGGAGACGGTGACCAGAGAATCAGTGTGGACAGGCAGGATgatgagagggaaagagaggaggatAGAGACAGAAATGAAAGACATGCTG GTCGCATTGTACGTTTTGCGGACGTGCCTGCAGAGGCACCCCGtgaaggaaagaggaagaaaaagaggattGTGAAGAGGACCAAGGCCATTACCCCTCTGCAGGCCATGATGTTGAGGATGGCAG GTCAGTCAGTTcctgaagaggaggaagaagaagaggtagaggaggaataCACAGACGAATCAGATGGCTCAGACATCGAGGACAGAGGGCCACCAGGGGACAACCAGCCCCACCTTATGGCCAATCAGCGTCTACCCCCTCCTGCTGGGCCAGTGGGACAGCAAGGGCCTCCACACTTGCAAGGTCCACCAATGGCTGGGCCTCCGCCACTGGGTCCACCCCCAGCTCCTCCAATGAGGCCTCCTGGTCCACCCTCTGGCCCGCCTCCTGGCCCACCACCAG GTGCTCCTCCATTCTTGAGGCCTCCTGGTATCCCTGGAGGCATGAGGGGTCCAATGCCTCGTCTTCTGCCTCCTGGACCTCCACCAGGTCGGCCCCCTGGCCCTCCACCAGGCCCCCCTCCTGGCCTCCCACCAGGCCCCCCACCACGAGGACCCCCTCCCAGACTACCACCCCCTGCACCACCAG GTATGCCACCTCCTCCCCCAAGAGCCGGAGGGCCCCCGCGTCCACTTGCCCCACcactctccctctttcctccaCCTCTCAACTCCAACGTGCTCAGTGCTCCTCCCAACATTGTACAGCGACAAAAAGGTTCAGGATCCAACCAGGATGGTTCACAGAGCAACATGCCTCCGCCTGCCATGCCCATGCGGCCGGGTGTCATGCAGATGCCTCCTCCCCCGGGGACAGCTGCCGCCACGGGTGCAAATCCTGGCAGCAACCCCCAGAGCCACCACCACGCAGCCACCATCGAAAAGCGACCCAACATCACCTCTGTCGCAGCAGCTGGAGGCAACCTGGCAGCGGGTGCCGGCTCTGGTGGGGCCACCATCTCTGCCAAACCTCAAATTATCAATCCGAAGACGGAGGTCACCCGCTTTGTGCCCACAGCACTGAGGGTGCGCAGGGACAAGAGCGGAACAATGCCCGGGGCAGCACCTGGGCCTCTGGAGAAAGCAGGGGGTGGTGTTGGAGGAAGGAGGGGAGATGAAGTCATGGGACAGGGGCAGAAACAGCAGACAACTGCGGCTCAGATGGGCTTGTCCAACCCAGCCCATATGGGTGCATTGTCTCAGACCAATGTGAAGACTAAGGACCAGGTGTATGAAGCCTTTATGAGGGAGATGGAGGGACTCCTCTGA